A section of the Pimelobacter simplex genome encodes:
- the istA gene encoding IS21 family transposase, with product MLTREEDIDAHALRRQGWTISAIARHLGRDRKTIRAYLDGERVAGERKPADDDPFEPYLDYVRARLTEDPHLWAVTLFDEVTALGYDRSYPTFTRQIRTRDLRPHCEPCSATKGRANAPIEHPPGEETQWDWLELPNPPAAWGWGKNAHLLVGALAHSGKWRGQLAPTEQQPHLIAGLDAVARKLGGLTKKWRFDRMTTVCHPESGKVTATFAAVAKHYGVQIAICPPRRGNRKGVVEKSNHTAAQRWWRTLPDDVTIEEAQASLDRFCELRGDARLRPSAVDGRASVLTVAEREPLAPVPATPFPATIREDRTVSAQALVAWRGNFYSVPPELARAQVVVSQRLGDPHVDIATSSGIVIARHELAPDGAGVMVRDHGHVIALEQLVLAGHDTSRPHRRKERIPPGPAALAAADVLRARQQPDDLTATAASSDDVVIDLSKYDRAATGRNTLT from the coding sequence ATGCTGACACGGGAGGAAGACATCGACGCTCACGCGTTGCGCCGGCAGGGCTGGACGATCTCTGCGATCGCCCGGCACCTGGGCCGGGACCGCAAGACCATCCGCGCCTACCTCGACGGCGAGCGGGTCGCCGGGGAACGGAAGCCCGCCGACGACGACCCGTTCGAGCCGTACCTCGACTACGTCCGCGCACGTCTGACCGAGGACCCGCACCTGTGGGCGGTGACGTTGTTCGACGAGGTCACCGCGCTGGGCTACGACCGGTCGTATCCGACGTTCACCCGCCAGATCCGCACCCGGGATCTGCGGCCGCACTGCGAGCCCTGCAGCGCGACGAAGGGCCGGGCGAACGCGCCGATCGAGCATCCGCCGGGTGAGGAGACCCAGTGGGACTGGCTCGAGCTCCCCAACCCGCCAGCGGCCTGGGGATGGGGCAAGAACGCGCACCTGCTCGTCGGCGCGCTGGCCCACTCCGGCAAGTGGCGCGGCCAACTGGCTCCGACCGAGCAGCAGCCGCACCTGATCGCCGGACTCGACGCCGTCGCCCGCAAGCTGGGTGGACTGACGAAGAAGTGGCGCTTCGACCGGATGACCACGGTGTGCCACCCGGAGTCGGGCAAGGTGACCGCGACGTTCGCCGCGGTGGCCAAGCACTACGGCGTCCAGATCGCGATCTGCCCGCCGCGACGCGGGAACCGCAAGGGCGTGGTCGAGAAGTCCAATCACACCGCCGCGCAACGCTGGTGGCGCACCCTGCCCGACGACGTCACCATCGAGGAAGCCCAAGCCTCCTTGGACCGTTTCTGCGAGCTGCGTGGTGATGCCCGGCTGCGTCCATCCGCCGTCGACGGCCGAGCCAGCGTGCTCACGGTCGCCGAACGCGAACCACTGGCGCCGGTGCCGGCCACGCCGTTCCCCGCCACGATCCGCGAGGACCGGACGGTGTCGGCGCAGGCACTGGTCGCCTGGCGCGGGAACTTCTACTCCGTCCCGCCCGAGCTGGCCCGAGCCCAGGTCGTCGTGTCCCAGCGCCTCGGCGACCCGCACGTCGACATCGCCACCAGCAGCGGGATCGTGATCGCCCGCCACGAGCTCGCACCCGACGGCGCCGGGGTGATGGTCCGCGACCACGGCCACGTGATCGCGCTCGAGCAGCTCGTCCTGGCAGGCCACGACACCTCCCGCCCGCACCGCCGCAAGGAACGCATCCCACCCGGCCCCGCGGCCCTGGCGGCCGCCGACGTCCTGCGCGCTCGCCAGCAACCCGACGACCTCACCGCCACCGCCGCTTCCAGCGACGACGTGGTGATCGACCTGTCCAAGTACGACCGAGCAGCAACCGGAAGGAACACCCTCACATGA
- the istB gene encoding IS21-like element helper ATPase IstB yields MTDSLTVPMNGTQASLYQQLRGHLAALKLTAAAEHLPGVLAQAEAEEWSMTATLEHLLAREVEATEARRLAGRLRFASLPTPATLADFDFDAAPGVDKKLVEELATCRYLDTATNVLLIGPPGVGKTHLAVGLGRAAAEAGYRTYFTTAADLAARCHRAAIEGRWATTMRFFAGPTLLVIDELGYLPLPGEAASALFQVVSQRYLKTSIVLTTNRGVAGWGEVLGDTTVAAAMLDRLLHRSVVLNLDGDSYRLRDHHAKNEALRHAATGTRRPLQ; encoded by the coding sequence ATGACCGACTCCCTGACCGTGCCGATGAACGGTACGCAGGCCAGCCTCTACCAGCAGCTGCGCGGCCACCTCGCCGCCTTGAAGCTAACCGCGGCCGCCGAACACCTCCCCGGCGTGCTCGCCCAAGCAGAAGCCGAAGAGTGGTCGATGACCGCGACGCTCGAGCACCTGCTCGCCCGTGAGGTCGAAGCCACCGAAGCCCGCAGGCTCGCCGGCCGACTCCGGTTCGCATCCCTGCCGACCCCGGCCACGTTGGCCGACTTCGACTTCGACGCCGCCCCCGGCGTCGACAAAAAGCTCGTCGAGGAGCTCGCGACCTGCCGCTACCTCGACACCGCGACCAACGTCTTGTTGATCGGACCGCCAGGTGTCGGGAAGACCCATCTCGCCGTCGGGCTCGGCAGGGCTGCGGCCGAAGCCGGCTACCGCACCTACTTCACCACCGCCGCCGACCTTGCCGCCCGCTGCCACCGCGCCGCCATCGAAGGACGCTGGGCCACCACGATGCGGTTCTTCGCCGGCCCCACCCTCCTCGTCATCGACGAGCTCGGCTACCTGCCGCTGCCCGGCGAAGCCGCCTCCGCGCTGTTCCAGGTCGTGTCCCAGCGCTACCTCAAGACCAGCATCGTGCTGACCACCAACCGCGGCGTCGCAGGCTGGGGCGAAGTGCTCGGCGACACCACCGTCGCCGCCGCCATGCTCGACCGGCTGCTGCACCGCTCTGTGGTGCTCAACCTGGACGGCGACTCCTACCGACTCCGCGACCACCACGCCAAGAACGAAGCACTCCGTCACGCCGCGACCGGCACCCGCCGACCGCTACAGTGA
- a CDS encoding RHS repeat-associated core domain-containing protein yields the protein MFDRVRTVKLDGSTACGGDARESTYTYDGLDRQRSISVDELGDGNGSGPGQVDDAGVTKSVYDGLSTSLVGQVDSVNGARSKPEVLYQLDAVGNAVGYDQTNVSAGKAFLDTDGNGNITAVTTRPGSGAGVLACGVVYNPYGTPYEASTGGGNPNGVCKNGSQIGTTGNSQWYRGMTRDGSTGTYQMGTRTYDPRTGAFTAPDAYRVASPSTDLSVGTDPLTANTYTYVNGNPLNYSDPDGHRPICGGEECSYDVDAKGRFTNIKAPPVQKATAMDRYRQFTRTIFSGSDDGGFWGHGFGKMLKDAGTGVVGGALEFEAILPRTTTTDVQVAPGLVVPFPGMEFTGETTLKDKFYVWAGTDDGSFANNACEWVCAWGAGIVAGIARRATAHTIEKLAVETVEETGRKTTTDAAEKVGDKAVSGGASSGAVISSSSLLDDAARIESHLTRLDHSPANDAMLARIRGAATDGRPLTEGEKNFMTHELAEAGLMDGGMSYVRAHELAGKTHPTFANYDPDVIKQFPQLFNQNWRNYWGIE from the coding sequence GTGTTCGACCGGGTCAGGACGGTCAAGCTGGACGGCTCGACCGCTTGTGGTGGTGATGCGCGGGAGTCGACGTACACCTATGACGGGTTGGATCGGCAGCGGTCGATCTCGGTTGATGAGCTGGGTGATGGGAACGGCTCGGGTCCTGGTCAGGTCGATGACGCGGGTGTGACCAAGAGCGTCTATGACGGTCTGTCGACGTCGTTGGTGGGTCAGGTCGATTCGGTCAACGGTGCTCGGTCGAAGCCGGAGGTGCTGTACCAGCTCGATGCGGTGGGGAACGCGGTCGGTTATGACCAGACCAATGTGTCGGCGGGCAAGGCGTTCTTGGACACCGATGGCAACGGCAACATCACTGCGGTCACGACGCGTCCGGGTAGTGGTGCGGGTGTGTTGGCGTGTGGGGTGGTCTACAACCCGTACGGGACGCCGTACGAGGCCTCGACGGGTGGGGGCAACCCCAACGGGGTGTGCAAGAACGGTTCGCAGATCGGCACCACGGGCAACAGTCAGTGGTATCGGGGGATGACTCGTGATGGGTCGACGGGGACGTATCAGATGGGTACGCGGACCTACGACCCGAGGACGGGTGCGTTCACGGCGCCGGACGCTTACCGGGTCGCGAGCCCCTCGACGGATCTGTCGGTCGGGACCGATCCGTTGACGGCGAACACCTACACCTACGTCAACGGCAACCCGCTGAACTACTCCGACCCCGACGGGCACCGGCCGATCTGCGGCGGGGAGGAGTGTTCGTACGACGTCGATGCCAAGGGACGATTCACCAACATCAAGGCGCCCCCGGTCCAGAAGGCAACAGCGATGGATCGGTACCGACAGTTCACTCGCACCATCTTCTCCGGGAGCGATGACGGTGGGTTCTGGGGCCACGGCTTCGGGAAGATGCTGAAGGACGCCGGCACCGGGGTTGTGGGCGGTGCCCTGGAGTTCGAGGCCATCCTCCCGCGCACGACGACGACCGATGTCCAGGTCGCCCCGGGCTTGGTGGTTCCGTTCCCGGGGATGGAGTTCACCGGTGAGACCACGCTCAAGGACAAGTTCTATGTGTGGGCCGGCACTGATGACGGCTCGTTTGCCAACAATGCGTGCGAGTGGGTGTGTGCGTGGGGTGCGGGCATCGTTGCGGGAATCGCGAGACGCGCCACCGCCCACACGATCGAGAAGCTCGCTGTTGAGACCGTCGAAGAGACCGGCCGCAAGACAACCACCGACGCCGCAGAGAAGGTGGGAGACAAGGCAGTGTCCGGCGGGGCAAGTTCTGGAGCGGTGATCTCGTCATCAAGCCTTCTGGACGACGCGGCGCGAATCGAGAGCCACCTGACTCGGCTGGATCACTCGCCCGCGAATGACGCCATGCTGGCACGGATTCGCGGAGCGGCCACCGACGGGCGACCTTTGACTGAAGGCGAGAAGAACTTCATGACGCACGAACTCGCCGAAGCCGGCCTGATGGATGGTGGAATGAGTTACGTGCGTGCCCACGAGCTTGCCGGAAAGACCCATCCAACATTCGCGAACTATGATCCTGACGTGATCAAGCAGTTCCCCCAGCTCTTCAACCAAAACTGGCGCAACTATTGGGGAATCGAATGA
- a CDS encoding HINT domain-containing protein, whose protein sequence is MLNGTWVDRYAEVTAESSATAEAMLGDAAVGLRALSALRRASGLSKRPQQRPQQGGPCSFAGSTEVLMADGSLKPIDEVVVGDEVVATDPETGEQAAKRVSRVWVHRDDLIALALNADVDGDGRPDRLVTTEDHPFWNATDGVWEGPQDLDVGDELVDDHGRRVGVLGLEPGSTRVGWAYNLTVEDLHTYHVGASRILVHNTNGEACGTGAANTGVNLGPGVVTRKINWRPNAADPNWGLTGTHMNKHLFGNSNYSLSKIDSGGNADIWRGYMQDLASRPRTGTTTNGMIDIVGTFPRAGGGGNFQFGIRLSPNSNGSFDLITLLTKQ, encoded by the coding sequence ATGCTCAACGGTACCTGGGTCGATCGGTACGCCGAGGTCACGGCGGAGTCCTCGGCCACCGCTGAGGCGATGCTGGGCGATGCGGCGGTCGGGTTGCGTGCCTTGTCGGCGCTCCGTCGTGCGAGTGGTTTGTCGAAGCGGCCCCAGCAGCGGCCCCAGCAAGGCGGGCCGTGCTCGTTCGCGGGTTCGACAGAGGTGTTGATGGCGGACGGCTCTCTCAAGCCGATCGATGAGGTCGTGGTCGGTGACGAGGTCGTGGCCACTGATCCTGAGACAGGGGAGCAGGCTGCGAAGAGGGTTTCGCGGGTGTGGGTCCATCGTGACGACCTCATCGCGCTTGCGCTCAACGCCGATGTTGATGGTGATGGTCGTCCGGACAGGCTGGTCACCACCGAGGACCATCCGTTCTGGAACGCGACCGATGGTGTGTGGGAAGGGCCGCAGGACCTAGACGTTGGTGACGAGCTTGTAGACGACCACGGTCGCCGGGTAGGGGTCCTCGGGTTGGAGCCCGGGAGTACTCGTGTGGGTTGGGCGTACAACCTCACGGTCGAGGATCTTCACACCTACCACGTCGGTGCCTCGCGTATCCTCGTCCACAACACGAACGGAGAAGCCTGCGGAACCGGTGCCGCAAATACCGGTGTGAACCTTGGCCCGGGCGTCGTAACCCGCAAGATCAACTGGCGGCCGAACGCCGCTGACCCGAACTGGGGCCTCACCGGCACCCACATGAACAAGCACTTATTCGGCAACAGCAATTACTCGCTCAGCAAGATCGACTCGGGCGGGAACGCCGACATCTGGCGCGGCTACATGCAGGACTTGGCGAGTCGGCCGCGCACCGGAACGACGACCAACGGGATGATCGACATCGTCGGCACCTTCCCCCGCGCGGGAGGCGGCGGAAACTTCCAGTTCGGCATCCGGCTGTCCCCGAACTCCAACGGCTCGTTCGACCTCATCACCCTCCTAACGAAGCAGTGA